Genomic window (Streptomyces sp. TG1A-60):
TCCGGTTCGTATCCGTACAGAGCGACGGCCAGCCAGTTCACCAGATGCGTGACGGTGTAGCACCGGTCGTAGGTGCGATGCTGGTCGAAGAAGTCGGCCTCGTCCCGGGTGAGCTCGAAGCGCGAGGATATCGCGAGGCCGTAGTCGGCGAAGAAGAGCCGCCGGCCGTCGGTCAGGATGTTCTCGAAGTGGGCGTCGAAGTGCAGCAAGCCCGCGGGCGTTCATGAACGAGACGCCGGCTCTCAGCTCGTCGTCCACCATGCCACAGGCCCGCTCGGCCACCTCGTCACTGGCCCCGATCTGGACGCCCAACCAGTCGTGCAGGTTCTGCGGGATGTACTCCAGGAACAGCATGAGGCTCGCCGAGGACTGCTGGAGAGCCTCGATCCGACGGCGTACCCCCGATCCGCCTCCCCAGTAGGCGACAGCTCGTTCCACATCGGCCAGTTCCTCGGGAAGTGGCCGGCCAGGGTCTGGTAGCACCCGCCAGTGGTACATCAGGGGGAAACCCTCATGGTCTCCCGCGATCACCCAGTTCGTCGTCATGGTGTGCACGGCCAGCTCCCGCCAGGCTCCGACCCCCGGGCCGCCGATACGGCCGACGCCGTACTGGCAGAAGACCGGCAGTCCGAACAAGTTCGCCGTGGAGTGAACGTTCTCCGGTTGTCGCTCCAGATCGGTCAGGCGTACCTGCTTGACGAAGACCGAGGTTCCGTCGACCTCCAGCAGTACTGTCTTCCCGCCGGTGCCGGAACCGATCGGTGTGGCGGCGTCCACGAGCTCGTGCAGTCTGCGATCACTGCGCAGCGCCAGCGATGTGGAAACGGCACCGTGAGCGGCCAGACGAGCACCACGGGACATGTCAGGGCTATGCCTCCAGCCTGGCGCCCGCCTCTCGTAGAACCACTCCAACGAACACCCGGCAGGAACTGCCGCCACCCTTCACGTCGAGGGCGATGATCTGCTCCTCGATGCCTGACTCTCCTCCGGAGCCTGGCCACCGGAGGCATCCCGCTCATCCACGAGGGGCCGCACCAGGAAGTACCCTGGCGCACCGTTACGGTAAAGCGGGTCGGTCAGCCCGCTTCAGCGTGTTCGGCTCGGGCGGGGGTGCTGGCCAGGCGATAGGCGGCGGAGGGTCCGCACCGGTCCTCAAACCGCAGGCAGCGGAAGCGTTACCGGTCGTCCCAGGCCGAATGTCTCACCCTCGTCGTTACCGACGACCGCGAGGATTCCCGCAGGGACCCCAGGCACCGTGGCCACGCGGGACGCCACCGTCCACTGTGTGTTGCACCACTGCCACCAGGCCAGAGGTCGGAAGTGGGAGGCTGACGTCACCGAACCGTAAGCACCCGCCCCGGTCCTCATCACTCGTTGGCCGGCTTACGGTTCAACCGACCCCGACCATCAGGAGCCGTCCCGTCATGCGTGTCCGCCTCATCCTCCCCGCCCTGCTGGCCGCCACCGCGCTCACCCTCGTCGGCTGCGGCGAGGAGAAGTCCGCCTCCTCCAGCGGTGCCGCAGAGAAGTCCAGCCCCACGGCCTCCGGCTCCTCCGCGCCGGCAGGGGACGGCACCGCGGCGGTCCCCGAGACGCTGCGGTTCACCGGCACGACCGTGGACGGCAAGCCCTTCGACGCGGCCACACTGGCGGGCAAGCCCACCGTGTTGTGGTTCTGGGCGCCGTGGTGTCCCACCTGCAAGGCCCAGGGCCCCGAAACCGCCAAGGTCGCCGCCCGGTTCCAGGGCCAGGCGCACGTGATCGGGGTGGCCGGACTCGACAAGCCGCAGGCCATGAAGGACTTCGTCACCGACACAGGGGTCGGCGCCTTCCCGAACCTGGCCGACGAGGCCGGGGGCGTCTGGAAGAAGTTCGAGATCACCCAGCAGAGCGTCTACGTGATCCTCGACAAGGACGGCAAGACCGTCTTCACCGGCAGCCTCCCCGCCGGCAAGGGCCTCGCCGGCAAAGTCAGCCCGCTCGTCGGCTGAAACCGCCATGTCCGACCTGCCCCTGGCCCTCGCCCTGACCGCGGGCATGCTAGCCGCCGTCAACCCCTG
Coding sequences:
- a CDS encoding redoxin domain-containing protein, with translation MRVRLILPALLAATALTLVGCGEEKSASSSGAAEKSSPTASGSSAPAGDGTAAVPETLRFTGTTVDGKPFDAATLAGKPTVLWFWAPWCPTCKAQGPETAKVAARFQGQAHVIGVAGLDKPQAMKDFVTDTGVGAFPNLADEAGGVWKKFEITQQSVYVILDKDGKTVFTGSLPAGKGLAGKVSPLVG